The following are from one region of the Candidatus Woesearchaeota archaeon genome:
- a CDS encoding class I SAM-dependent methyltransferase gives MVVQIFLRWAKKLPIDLGQEAMNEKTKGKKIAAALVPHVPPSEFGKRIALDVGCRNGHQTLLLERMGYRVTPVDIEKSFDRCIIVDANKKLPFKDNSYDLIWCSEVIEHLANPAFTASEFRRVLKPGGKMVLTTPNSYFWLMRPFHWIGLTPRKLQRKDHTQFFDEKQIRRLFPRAHIYGFFPYMLVKVMIDKLLGPLTPTFVISERKEAKEVTPTFSPAKKALLKKEKDRAQTRKI, from the coding sequence ATGGTTGTTCAAATATTTCTTCGTTGGGCAAAAAAACTGCCGATTGACCTTGGCCAAGAAGCCATGAATGAGAAAACAAAAGGCAAAAAAATTGCCGCAGCGCTGGTGCCACACGTGCCACCAAGCGAGTTTGGAAAACGCATCGCGCTTGATGTCGGCTGCCGCAATGGCCACCAAACACTGCTGCTGGAACGGATGGGATACCGCGTCACGCCGGTTGACATCGAAAAGTCATTCGACCGATGCATCATTGTCGATGCGAACAAGAAACTGCCCTTCAAAGACAATAGTTATGACCTTATCTGGTGCAGTGAAGTTATCGAGCATCTTGCAAATCCTGCGTTTACCGCGTCCGAATTCCGCCGTGTGCTCAAGCCCGGCGGCAAAATGGTACTCACCACGCCGAACAGCTATTTCTGGCTCATGCGGCCGTTCCACTGGATCGGGCTGACACCCCGAAAACTCCAGCGAAAAGACCACACCCAATTCTTTGATGAGAAACAGATTCGGCGATTATTTCCGCGCGCACATATCTACGGATTTTTTCCGTATATGCTCGTCAAAGTGATGATTGACAAGCTTCTTGGCCCGCTCACACCGACGTTTGTGATCAGTGAGCGGAAAGAGGCGAAAGAGGTTACGCCCACTTTTTCGCCAGCAAAAAAAGCCCTGCTGAAAAAAGAAAAAGACCGAGCGCAAACGAGAAAAATTTAA
- a CDS encoding NAD-dependent epimerase/dehydratase family protein, producing the protein MEPILVTGGAGFIGSHVCKKLLEKGYRVVCVDNLNDYYNPDIKKKNVEHLCAHAEFVFYHADILDVRALDIVFEKEHPTRIIHLAARAGVRPSLEQPNLYANVNIRGTLNVLECARRQGIRRVVFGSSSSVYGLNTTVPFLETDDVANQASPYGVSKRAGELYCYNYHHLYGLSIACLRFFTVYGPSGRPDMAPYKFTKLISEGKSIELFGDGTSQRDYTYVDDIVQGVVAALEHPDIGFEIINLGDSRPVPLKQFIAITEEAVGKKASIVHQPFQHGDVPVTFANIEKARALLGYAPETPLEQGMAHVVAWFNEQKKKKQEK; encoded by the coding sequence ATGGAACCAATACTTGTCACGGGCGGCGCGGGCTTCATCGGCAGCCATGTCTGCAAAAAACTGCTTGAAAAGGGCTATCGTGTTGTGTGTGTTGATAACCTGAACGATTATTACAATCCTGACATAAAAAAGAAAAATGTTGAGCATCTGTGCGCACATGCAGAATTTGTTTTTTACCATGCTGACATTCTTGATGTTCGCGCGCTTGATATTGTATTTGAAAAGGAACACCCGACACGAATCATCCATCTCGCTGCACGCGCCGGTGTGCGCCCATCGCTGGAACAGCCGAACTTGTACGCCAATGTCAACATTCGCGGCACGCTCAACGTGCTTGAGTGTGCACGTCGCCAGGGCATACGCCGTGTGGTGTTTGGCTCGTCGTCAAGCGTCTACGGCCTCAACACAACAGTTCCTTTTTTAGAGACTGATGATGTTGCCAACCAAGCAAGCCCCTACGGCGTTTCAAAGCGCGCCGGTGAACTGTATTGTTACAATTATCACCATTTGTATGGCCTCAGCATTGCGTGCCTCCGCTTTTTTACCGTGTACGGCCCGTCAGGCAGACCAGATATGGCACCGTATAAATTCACAAAGCTTATAAGTGAAGGGAAATCCATCGAGCTGTTTGGGGATGGCACGTCGCAGCGGGATTACACCTATGTTGATGATATTGTACAAGGAGTTGTTGCGGCGCTCGAGCATCCGGATATCGGATTTGAAATCATTAACCTGGGCGATTCGCGCCCGGTGCCGCTGAAACAATTCATTGCTATCACCGAAGAGGCAGTGGGAAAAAAAGCGAGCATTGTGCACCAGCCCTTTCAGCATGGCGATGTCCCAGTAACATTTGCAAACATCGAAAAGGCCCGCGCGTTGCTGGGCTATGCGCCAGAAACACCGCTCGAACAGGGAATGGCACACGTTGTTGCGTGGTTCAACGAACAGAAAAAGAAAAAACAAGAAAAATAA
- a CDS encoding glycosyltransferase family 2 protein gives MKQIDLSIVVPAYNEEKNMQPLYEKISAVMQRIKRSYEIIFVDDGSTDGTLRELEAFRDSHVIVIKFRKNFGQTAALDAGFKSARGKILVPLDADLQNDPEDIPRLVAKLEEGYDVVSGWRVKRRDSWAKKIVSRGANLLRKVLLQDTIHDSGCTLKAYRRECFEHLTLYGEMHRFIPALLGLRGFKITELQVRHHPRAHGKTKYSIKRVVKGFLDMLVVTFWMKYSTRPIHLFGTLGIFTTFIGFLIGVYLTVLKLFFNEPIGNRPLLLLTIMLIVLGAQFVIFGLMSDILVKIYYKNEPTYAIEKMHKKQK, from the coding sequence ATGAAACAGATTGACCTCAGCATTGTTGTACCGGCATATAATGAAGAAAAAAACATGCAGCCGCTCTATGAAAAAATCAGCGCAGTCATGCAGCGCATAAAGCGCTCGTATGAAATTATTTTTGTCGATGATGGCAGTACCGACGGAACCCTACGCGAATTAGAAGCATTCCGCGACTCGCACGTTATCGTCATTAAGTTCAGGAAAAATTTCGGCCAGACTGCTGCGCTGGACGCTGGCTTCAAGTCAGCTCGCGGAAAGATTCTCGTGCCGCTTGATGCTGACCTGCAGAACGACCCCGAAGACATCCCGCGCCTTGTTGCAAAACTTGAAGAGGGCTATGACGTGGTGTCCGGCTGGCGCGTGAAGCGCCGGGACTCGTGGGCGAAAAAAATTGTTTCCCGCGGCGCAAATCTGTTGCGGAAAGTGTTGCTCCAAGATACGATTCACGACTCAGGATGCACCCTAAAAGCGTACCGGCGTGAATGTTTTGAACATCTGACATTATATGGAGAGATGCACCGTTTTATTCCTGCCCTGCTCGGGCTTCGCGGATTCAAAATAACTGAACTGCAAGTGCGCCACCATCCACGCGCCCACGGAAAAACAAAGTACAGCATCAAGCGGGTGGTCAAGGGATTCCTCGACATGCTGGTGGTGACGTTTTGGATGAAATACTCGACACGGCCTATTCACCTGTTTGGCACGCTGGGAATTTTTACGACGTTCATCGGATTTCTCATCGGGGTGTACCTAACGGTGCTGAAACTTTTTTTCAACGAGCCCATTGGCAATCGGCCGCTGCTCCTGTTAACCATCATGCTTATTGTGCTCGGCGCACAGTTCGTTATTTTTGGGCTCATGTCAGATATCCTGGTCAAAATTTATTACAAAAACGAGCCGACGTACGCAATTGAAAAAATGCACAAAAAGCAAAAATGA
- a CDS encoding STT3 domain-containing protein yields MTTMKTDEGKNEKKEEATISPQSSSPNDSNDITVDFSKIWHSAKQFRKSSFLKTALAVLLLIIPLILSIYIRAQPIGLTVTKDWAHNAVDNALRNQLSAKIDEQYGNVPVESKQRILDKEFSNFVDRNPNQYQSQLNYFADQYKSQFSAPDGTAYLGDIDSYLWLRKAQNILDHGNAGTEIRDGRTFDGFLVAPNGDFTADNWHPRFIVMVYKFISLFKSVSLAYAQFYVPVIVGALATLFAFLIGKKLTNSFGGFFAGMIAAANPVIVSRTVTTDSDSYTVLFHFLVIWLFLQALTAGSLKKKAMYAGLLGLSLSVFSMIWEGWWYSFDLMLFVLVALAVYYIVMEWRKKSLATIRSHAHLKTIGIVLLGLVLSSFLFVSLFRSPSYYIHIQSSIFTVPFTLQDATKVSLWPNVYTTVAELNQIDVSNIMPQLGSGLLVVLGFFSIALLALYKRSYFFALGGLAWYAAVYVLFTRGVATNTVLLAVLLGLPVLGFVILSLARKKEIPLIRLASALLFVLWVGSMFYASTNGIRFVVQIVVGLALLMGVGVGTLVTALPQAAEQLMQTETFKIKSAQKYVTRMVMLITVIFFCFILIAPAKAGISMGRDQAPIFDDGWYNTMMKIKSDTAPDAIITSWWDFGHYFKAIGNRRVTFDGGTQNRPQAHWVGKILLTSDEDEALHILRMLNCGGNNAFDSINKIFTDPLKSIKLTYGLLRLDKQKGTAALEKITNKEDAQRIAGYLYCTPPESIFITSEDMRGKGGVWSHFGSWDFERAKIWLEIKNKNRDDAIEYLQKEFNYPPDQGEKIYNDIQQIPNQREANTWITGWPNYMNIGTCEDDEKDTTSMRCTASVNSNRVVLRINKDTKDVFAENSATKQHPNVIVWQDATGFHERRYDKNTLEIGVALIGNNILIMDKDLAASMFTRLFFFQGGGLKHFTLLADEQSTTTGKIFAWKVAWPKEWLN; encoded by the coding sequence ATGACAACGATGAAAACAGATGAGGGAAAAAACGAGAAAAAAGAGGAAGCAACCATATCGCCTCAATCATCGTCGCCGAACGATTCTAACGATATAACTGTTGATTTTTCAAAGATCTGGCATTCAGCAAAACAGTTTCGCAAAAGCAGTTTCCTAAAAACTGCACTTGCTGTTCTTTTGCTTATCATCCCGCTTATCTTGAGCATATATATTCGTGCACAGCCGATCGGCCTCACCGTAACAAAGGACTGGGCACACAATGCAGTTGATAACGCACTCCGCAACCAGCTCAGCGCAAAAATTGACGAGCAGTATGGAAACGTGCCGGTGGAAAGCAAGCAGCGAATTCTGGACAAGGAGTTCAGTAATTTTGTCGACCGCAACCCGAACCAATACCAATCCCAACTCAACTATTTTGCGGACCAGTACAAGAGTCAATTTTCTGCCCCTGACGGTACGGCATATCTCGGTGATATTGATTCATATTTATGGCTGCGCAAGGCGCAGAATATTCTTGACCATGGCAACGCTGGCACTGAAATTCGTGACGGCAGGACTTTTGACGGCTTCCTCGTTGCGCCAAACGGCGATTTTACTGCTGACAACTGGCACCCGAGGTTTATCGTTATGGTGTACAAATTTATTTCATTATTCAAATCAGTGAGCCTTGCCTACGCCCAGTTTTATGTGCCCGTCATTGTCGGCGCGCTGGCAACGCTGTTTGCGTTTCTCATCGGCAAAAAATTGACCAACTCGTTTGGCGGCTTTTTCGCAGGAATGATTGCCGCGGCAAATCCGGTTATTGTCTCGCGCACTGTTACCACTGATTCCGACAGCTACACGGTGCTGTTTCATTTTTTGGTTATATGGCTGTTCCTGCAGGCGCTCACTGCTGGTTCGCTGAAAAAGAAAGCCATGTACGCAGGCCTGCTTGGCTTGTCCTTGAGCGTGTTCAGCATGATATGGGAGGGATGGTGGTATAGTTTTGACCTGATGCTGTTCGTGCTCGTTGCGCTGGCAGTGTATTATATAGTGATGGAATGGCGAAAAAAATCGTTGGCCACGATTCGTAGCCATGCACACCTAAAAACAATCGGCATCGTCTTACTCGGCCTGGTGTTGAGCAGTTTCCTCTTTGTCAGCCTGTTCCGTTCACCATCATATTATATACATATTCAGAGCAGCATCTTCACGGTTCCTTTTACGCTGCAAGACGCAACCAAAGTCAGCCTGTGGCCAAATGTATACACCACAGTTGCTGAGCTCAATCAAATCGACGTCAGCAACATTATGCCTCAGCTCGGCAGCGGCCTGCTCGTCGTGCTCGGGTTTTTTTCGATTGCGTTGCTTGCGCTGTATAAGCGCAGTTATTTCTTTGCTCTCGGCGGGTTAGCATGGTACGCAGCGGTGTATGTTCTCTTCACGCGAGGTGTAGCTACAAACACCGTGCTTCTTGCCGTACTGCTCGGCCTCCCGGTACTCGGCTTCGTGATACTCTCGCTGGCACGCAAAAAAGAGATTCCTCTTATTCGTCTGGCAAGTGCCCTGTTGTTCGTGCTCTGGGTCGGATCAATGTTTTATGCATCAACCAACGGTATCAGGTTTGTCGTCCAGATCGTGGTTGGCTTGGCACTGCTTATGGGCGTTGGTGTTGGCACGCTTGTCACTGCCCTGCCCCAAGCTGCTGAACAACTCATGCAGACAGAGACATTCAAAATAAAATCTGCCCAGAAATATGTCACGCGCATGGTTATGCTTATCACGGTCATTTTTTTCTGTTTCATCCTCATTGCGCCGGCCAAAGCAGGCATTTCAATGGGCCGCGACCAGGCGCCGATTTTTGACGACGGCTGGTATAATACTATGATGAAAATAAAAAGCGACACTGCGCCGGATGCTATCATCACGTCATGGTGGGATTTTGGCCACTATTTTAAGGCAATCGGCAACCGTAGGGTCACCTTTGACGGCGGCACCCAAAATCGCCCACAAGCGCACTGGGTTGGAAAAATTCTGCTCACGAGTGATGAGGATGAAGCACTCCACATTTTGCGCATGCTCAATTGCGGCGGAAATAATGCGTTTGACAGCATCAATAAAATTTTTACCGATCCGCTCAAATCAATCAAACTCACGTATGGCCTTCTGCGGCTCGACAAGCAAAAAGGCACTGCTGCCCTCGAAAAAATAACAAACAAGGAAGACGCCCAACGCATTGCAGGATACTTGTACTGCACGCCGCCAGAAAGCATTTTTATCACCAGCGAAGACATGCGTGGCAAGGGAGGGGTATGGTCTCACTTCGGCAGTTGGGACTTTGAGCGCGCAAAAATATGGCTTGAAATAAAAAACAAGAACCGTGATGACGCCATCGAATACCTGCAAAAAGAATTCAACTACCCGCCAGACCAAGGGGAAAAAATCTATAACGACATCCAGCAAATTCCAAACCAGCGTGAGGCAAACACATGGATTACTGGCTGGCCAAATTATATGAATATTGGAACGTGTGAAGATGATGAAAAAGACACAACGTCAATGCGGTGCACGGCGTCAGTTAACTCAAACAGAGTAGTTCTGCGCATCAACAAGGACACGAAAGACGTCTTTGCCGAAAATAGTGCAACCAAGCAGCATCCGAACGTCATCGTCTGGCAAGACGCCACGGGATTCCATGAGCGCAGATATGACAAAAACACGCTCGAAATCGGCGTTGCACTCATCGGCAACAACATTCTTATCATGGACAAAGACCTTGCAGCAAGCATGTTTACCCGGCTATTCTTTTTCCAGGGCGGCGGACTAAAACATTTCACGCTCCTTGCCGACGAACAGAGTACCACAACTGGAAAAATCTTTGCGTGGAAGGTTGCCTGGCCAAAAGAGTGGCTGAACTGA
- a CDS encoding ribonuclease P, whose amino-acid sequence MKKQKKHAKKQEERATAQRRVHELFSTAAIRASAPAAANRLVRTARRLAMKFRLRLPSTLKRRVCKHCYAYLRPGVNCRVRLAKQRVIYRCNACKKFMRFPYVR is encoded by the coding sequence ATGAAAAAGCAAAAAAAGCACGCAAAAAAACAGGAAGAGCGCGCTACGGCGCAGCGCCGTGTTCACGAGCTTTTTTCCACCGCGGCAATACGGGCGTCGGCACCGGCAGCAGCCAACCGGCTGGTGCGGACTGCACGCCGGCTGGCAATGAAATTCCGGCTCCGACTTCCCTCAACGCTGAAACGCCGTGTGTGCAAGCACTGTTACGCCTATCTCCGGCCAGGTGTGAATTGCCGTGTGCGACTCGCGAAACAGCGCGTCATTTATCGGTGCAACGCGTGCAAGAAATTTATGCGGTTTCCGTATGTGCGTTAA